One Vigna unguiculata cultivar IT97K-499-35 chromosome 11, ASM411807v1, whole genome shotgun sequence DNA window includes the following coding sequences:
- the LOC114169804 gene encoding traB domain-containing protein-like isoform X1, protein MFQHLMTHFITRTRSQLVPVTPFIHRPKSLLAPPISCSQTLSSLQFSTDTSAFSHHPIRLPEDLSRNVTVLSCESSAEGGVCHVYLLGTSHVSKESSREAQAIVKFLKPQVVFLELCSSRASILTRKNLKIHVPTDEEMVTMLKRKHHMFEVLYGWCCAKRASELDVLPGNEFRVAYQEAIKYGAKVILGDRPIHITLRRTWSKMPLWYILKLLYFKLFCRQHFPISGGFKKKEMNKEFPTLMETLVHERDQYMSSTLLKVARENSSVVAVVGEAHLQGIKKHWKQPVVMEDLMTVP, encoded by the exons ATGTTTCAACACCTTATGACTCACTTCATCACTCGCACTCGCAGTCAACTCGTCCCAGTCACGCCCTTCATTCATCGCCCTAAATCTCTCCTCGCGCCCCCAATTTCTTGTTCCCAAACCCTATCTTCCCTCCAATTCTCCACCGATACCTCCGCCTTCTCCCACCACCCGATCAGGCTCCCGGAGGATCTATCCAGAAACGTGACCGTCCTCTCGTGTGAGTCTTCAGCCGAAGGCGGCGTCTGCCACGTTTACTTGCTCGGAACCTCTCATGTCTCTAAG GAATCAAGCAGAGAAGCTCAGGCTATAGTGAAATTTCTGAAACCGCAG GTTGTCTTCCTAGAGTTGTGCTCCAGTCGTGCTTCAATTCTTACCCGTAAAAATCTCAAg aTACACGTACCCACTGACGAAGAAATGGTTACAATGTTGAAGAGAAAACATCACATGTTTGAAGTACTTTATGGCTGGTGCTGTGCCAAG AGAGCTAGTGAGCTTGATGTCCTTCCTGGAAATGAGTTTCGTGTGGCATATCAAGAAGCCATCAAGTATGGCGCCAAAGTGATACTTGGTGATCGCCCTATACAT ATTACACTCAGGAGAACATGGAGTAAGATGCCACTTTGGTATATacttaaattgttatattttaaacttttctgTCGACAACATTTTCCCATCTCTGGTGGTTTTAAGAAAAAG GAAATGAATAAGGAGTTTCCAACTTTAATGGAGACTCTTGTGCATGAACGGGATCA GTACATGTCCTCCACATTATTAAAAGTGGCGAGGGAAAATAGCTCAGTTGTTGCTGTTGTTGGAGAGGCTCATCTACAGGGAATAAAGAAGCATTGGAAGCAACCTGTAGTG atggaGGATCTTATGACAGTGCCATGA
- the LOC114169804 gene encoding traB domain-containing protein-like isoform X2, translating into MFQHLMTHFITRTRSQLVPVTPFIHRPKSLLAPPISCSQTLSSLQFSTDTSAFSHHPIRLPEDLSRNVTVLSCESSAEGGVCHVYLLGTSHVSKESSREAQAIVKFLKPQVVFLELCSSRASILTRKNLKIHVPTDEEMVTMLKRKHHMFEVLYGWCCAKRASELDVLPGNEFRVAYQEAIKYGAKVILGDRPIHITLRRTWSKMPLWYILKLLYFKLFCRQHFPISGGFKKKEMNKEFPTLMETLVHERDQVLGGGCLGYGSGIDILCIF; encoded by the exons ATGTTTCAACACCTTATGACTCACTTCATCACTCGCACTCGCAGTCAACTCGTCCCAGTCACGCCCTTCATTCATCGCCCTAAATCTCTCCTCGCGCCCCCAATTTCTTGTTCCCAAACCCTATCTTCCCTCCAATTCTCCACCGATACCTCCGCCTTCTCCCACCACCCGATCAGGCTCCCGGAGGATCTATCCAGAAACGTGACCGTCCTCTCGTGTGAGTCTTCAGCCGAAGGCGGCGTCTGCCACGTTTACTTGCTCGGAACCTCTCATGTCTCTAAG GAATCAAGCAGAGAAGCTCAGGCTATAGTGAAATTTCTGAAACCGCAG GTTGTCTTCCTAGAGTTGTGCTCCAGTCGTGCTTCAATTCTTACCCGTAAAAATCTCAAg aTACACGTACCCACTGACGAAGAAATGGTTACAATGTTGAAGAGAAAACATCACATGTTTGAAGTACTTTATGGCTGGTGCTGTGCCAAG AGAGCTAGTGAGCTTGATGTCCTTCCTGGAAATGAGTTTCGTGTGGCATATCAAGAAGCCATCAAGTATGGCGCCAAAGTGATACTTGGTGATCGCCCTATACAT ATTACACTCAGGAGAACATGGAGTAAGATGCCACTTTGGTATATacttaaattgttatattttaaacttttctgTCGACAACATTTTCCCATCTCTGGTGGTTTTAAGAAAAAG GAAATGAATAAGGAGTTTCCAACTTTAATGGAGACTCTTGTGCATGAACGGGATCA GGTTCTTGGTGGAGGGTGTCTTGGATATGGTTCTGGTATTGACATCTTGTGCATATTCTAG